Proteins from a single region of Elgaria multicarinata webbii isolate HBS135686 ecotype San Diego chromosome 23, rElgMul1.1.pri, whole genome shotgun sequence:
- the ARRDC2 gene encoding arrestin domain-containing protein 2 isoform X1, with protein sequence MLFDRLKRFAVLLDCPELAPPPVFSSGESVAGRVLLELSGEARLGALHVHALGCAKVHWSESRSAGSSTAYTQSYSDQVDFLSHRETLLAPPDHGGVTVLQAGRHEFPFTFQLPDTLATSFEGKHGSVRYWVKAKLHRPWCSVKRAKKEFTVIEPIDINTPALLAPQAGAKEKLARVWYGSRGQVSVSAKIDRKGYTPGEVIPIFAEIDNCTTRSVVPKAAIIQTQTFIARGTRKQKKSVVASMAGDSIAAGKREVWHGRALKIPPVGPSILQCRIIHVEYALKVCVDIPGTSKLLLELPLVIGTIPLHPFGSRTSSVSSQYSVNLDWIRMGITDQPEAPPDYSTVVSGEELIENLSPPRQDEPSGIVEGPFFAYIQEFRFRPPPLYSEVDPNPPSDNSIRPRCMTC encoded by the exons ATGCTCTTCGACCGGCTCAAGCGCTTCGCGGTGCTGCTGGACTGCCCGGAGCTGGCGCCGCCGCCGGTCTTCAGCTCGGGCGAGAGCGTGGCCGGCCGGGTGCTGCTGGAGCTGAGCGGCGAGGCGCGCCTGGGCGCCCTCCACGTGCACGCGCTGGGCTGCGCCAAGGTCCACTGGAGCGAGTCGCGCTCGGCCGGCTCCAGCACCGCCTACACGCAGAGCTACAGCGACCAGGTGGACTTCCTCAGCCACCGCGAGACGCTGCTCGCGCCGCCAG ACCACGGAGGCGTCACCGTCCTGCAGGCCGGCCGGCACGAGTTCCCTTTCACTTTCCAGCTGCCAGA CACCCTGGCCACCTCCTTCGAAGGGAAACACGGCAGCGTCCGCTACTGGGTGAAGGCCAAGCTCCACCGCCCCTGGTGCTCTGTCAAGCGGGCCAAGAAGGAGTTCACCGTCATCGAGCCCATCGACATCAACACGCCTGCGTTGCTG GCTCCTCAGGCCGGCGCCAAAGAGAAATTGGCCCGGGTCTGGTACGGCAGCCGCGGCCAGGTCTCGGTCTCCGCCAAGATCGACCGGAAAGGCTACACCCCAG GCGAGGTCATCCCCATCTTCGCCGAAATCGACAACTGCACCACCCGCTCCGTGGTGCCCAAGGCCGCCATCATCCAGACGCAGACCTTCATCGCCCGCGGCACCCGGAAGCAGAAGAAGTCCGTGGTGGCCAGCATGGCCGGGGACTCCATCGCTGCGGGGAAGCGAGAAGTGTGGCACGGCCGGGCCCTCAAGATCCCCCCCGTGGGGCCCTCCATCCTGCAGTGCCGCATCATCCACGTGGAGTACGCGCTCAAG GTGTGCGTAGACATCCCCGGGACGTCGAAGCTGCTCCTGGAGCTGCCCCTGGTGATCGGGACAATCCCCCTGCACCCGTTCGGAAGCCGCACGTCCAGCGTCAGCAGCCAGTACAGCGTCAATCTGGATTGGATCCGGATGGGAATCACCGACCAACCTGAGG CTCCACCGGACTACTCCACCGTTGTGTCTGGCGAGGAACTCATCGAGAACTTGTCCCCTCCCCGCCAGGATGAGCCCTCCGGCATCGTGGAGGGGCCCTTCTTTGCCTACATCCAAGAATTTCGCTTCCGGCCCCCTCCTCTCTACTCAGAG GTGGACCCCAACCCTCCCTCCGACAACTCGATCCGCCCGCGCTGCATGACCTGCTGA